A stretch of the Maridesulfovibrio bastinii DSM 16055 genome encodes the following:
- a CDS encoding hybrid non-ribosomal peptide synthetase/type I polyketide synthase has protein sequence MLKSDDLLQLILDLLKSRTSSATLTDANATFDSIGLSSFEYANFLSDLKSELQFKFSVAEALSIPTPAGLAEWLYRLSIDNESENIFQSKKRSFSPKTGKNIAIIGASCIFPGMHRGDDLEAFWDILKEGRDPVSTIPSNRWDAAQEKEKGYSIFGGFIEDIDCFDAPFFHISPREAASMDPQQRLALELCQHALEHAGITADSLSKDATGVFWGVGDSEYGRLLLGTDAPQDIYSFTGASPSLIPGRIAYHYDVHGPCLGVDTASSGALHAVHLAVQSLRHGECSQALVGSLNLCISPEKHRMMSRAGVMAADGKCKTFDVSADGYVRAEGGGVLILKNLDKALEAGNNILGVIRGTAITHDGHSNGLTSPSGKAQAELLNTALADADLLPADVDYLECHGTGTYVGDPIEVGAIKTVFQDRNNDSPLRLGSVKSNIGHLEQAAGIAGIIKILLSFAHNTIPANLHFKNENPLLELSSIPASVVSENVVWKGDKRKRIAGVSGFSLAGANAHVVLEEPPHLSRKDDVTEPLMSPSWQLLPLSAESPESLAVVQQKMSCFVKEVSASLDMNFGYKDICRSAQLEKDHYEYRSFVVGDNLDSLAAQLESAPSVSDDSESKLPRVAFLFTGQGAQRSGMGKGLLNSSVFKESLEQCSMYMDTLLDIPLKKLLFDANFSEKLLQTAYAQPALFAFEYSLAQLWLSWGIRPKVFIGHSLGEYTAACLSGVFSLEAGCRLVTARGRLMQQTAAGEMYSVFAEAGRVREIITAMKEDACIAAVNGPKHTVVSGKKLGCLVQKLAEKGFSTRRLGVTQGFHSSLMDGILDEFSSVASNIVYGCPEIPIISNLSGTLAETGLFGAEYWREHIRNTVQFESGIKALDQMQCSHLLEIGPDPVLCNMGRRILTDSKIQWIPSIVNSEDEWKTMLCGLGQLYTDGFDPVWRNVSTGGREHTVQLPLYPFEARRYWAVPKPGNADKLKMSSCPSSAGMQEEDNKKVSTAEILEPAIEGGTHGLQFEMEKYIETKVTKILCLPEGTSFHKNRSLASLGTDSIMAMELLAQIKKDKGVTLKPKEIMGGEGIAGIASRIIEEISKISEAAILENELLADQEKAVFEIQHDDIGSSDPFPLTSVQHAYWVGRNGGLELSDVSCFLYAEIDIPYLDIPRLESSINTLINRHDSLRTVISADGMQRVLADVSSYALSVQDLREDNPSIQAEKLESIRHKFSHQNRNSEKWPLFDIRVTISDKGYRVHAGVDLLIVDAWSFGILLRDLIAIYADRELMPRPRISFRDYVVSQQNFLNSDTYKAARNYWESQLDELPAGPELPLLPAQTQTETRFKRYTGKLDAEQWQKLQLKSREYGVTPSVVLLAAFSSILAQWSQQDRFSLMLTLFNRLPVHEDINGVIGDFTSLLLLRTQVDGSPFSDYVASLQQQLWQDMEHRHVCAVDVLRMLKQKKGTGNEIYAPVVFTSMLPLTSGGSDFSNALESIENMFGEMRVAHCITQTPQVRFDHQVYERKGCLCFNWDIAQGVFPDGMIEDMLDAYSALLLSLVEEVGTWNNAVANVLPERQQLIRENINSTSKKFKDTALHSGFIENANHSPERPAIILPKKKLTYAELLGLANGIACWLKDNDFKAGGMVGVISDGWRKIPAVLGILMAGGVYLPLAPDAPARRSLETLERAEAKHILGDKSVLDVLDDFDHAALALEEIRPAASFSVHPVQPHDPAYVIYTSGSTGRPKGVLITHEAACNTILDINERNNVVKDDHILGISRLNFDLSVYDIFGAFHSGAAIVVPDPEDRTDPAHWLSLMNERGISVWNSVPALMSMLLDYTELAGVALPDDLRLVLLSGDWIPLDLPKRLQDKLSNVKIVAMGGATEASIWSNAFDIKEVSPKWNSIPYGFPLANQGFHVLNSRLEHRPEWVQGDLYITGKGLAVGYFKEPELTEASFFVHPETGERMYKTGDRGRYLPDGSLEFLGRQDTQVKIRGHRIELGEIEHSLCAIPAVKQAVAKVSEASQSIVAYLTVDNEAHGSELNRTYIAEGEYLQRISAISKLNFIDSVNQVSPADSCSDIYYSVINSLSVNFIYRVLSEIGAIKYFEKGTGGAALAADCGIAESYIPVLDRWINVLGKEHALTFKNGLYKLEERWTPPSCKADQLSGIWAECAAELAGYLDRLFPFSADLLTGTVEPLEIFFNEDNRLSPEVLTSCFPWYQARIDLAAEAISSLYDQFEKPLEILEVGGRTGLAAEKLLSALSGKAVNYTLSDNSSYFVEKQKDRLLSDYSYIDFTVFDPLLPLYSQSVAAHSKDIVIASSYVHRTPRAKETIKKLKELLRPGGLLLLLEETENSLIQECTVAFLEKGFTGFEDERQETGRPLMDAETWSEYLKQTGFSGACDLAGSRGLQGQACMAGFTESEVLTLDTDFAFKELGRSLPEYMLPQHIVQLDEFPLTVNGKIDKKALVDPLEADSGKQKSVLPQTEEERFIAGLWHELLPDFKISTDENFFTAGGDSLLGVKLVAEMHSHFGIDIPLRWLFEYPTIADLAAAVAEAVDERRDDLSIIEAPKFRPDMESLHEPFPLTDVQYAYWVGKMGIFSLGDVSTHCYFEIESHGLDVERLISCWQRLIEQHAMMRAVVAADGQSQRILEEVPVFEPQVTSIPENASPTEVEKILTATRNRLSHLVLPSDVWPLFTFEITTYGSDFVRLHVGFENIMFDGWSMLHLLSEWTRLYREESAVLEPFEFSFRDYVLMLEASRSSQEYAAARKYWIERLPSLPDAPKLPTRRENNVDVSGGFCRRQFSLDAETWSAFQNVVRMEGLTPAGVLLSAYAEILSVWSRDDRFTINVTLFDRLQGHPDVNRLVGDFTTLTLLAVDTGGISTFMDRARRLQKRLWEDRDHSAFSGVEVIREMNAGSDGSAHRIMPVVFTSALGVESSGSDKGLNLPGDFVYGISQTPQVWLDHQVYEMNGELLLVWDAVEGLFPEGLLDNMFEAYEKLLTSIAGNSAPDDSFVLVSEKAMSGFNLKPVISSDLESALRSAVDLPATVESWPPLKILNSKGNVCPDWVDGEIHIVMPDHTSRPTGILARQTPEGVFEAPLYEEVAKESLTAEDTERPEDHVVSASPVENELLSLWQQQLENNDLISTDNFFASGGNSLVAARLMGVIRKHFHCELPLRLLFDAPTVRSFAPHLEAFIGDNTDDLDGGII, from the coding sequence GTGCTAAAGTCCGATGATCTTTTGCAACTTATTTTAGATCTGTTAAAAAGCCGCACCAGTTCGGCAACGCTTACTGATGCCAATGCCACGTTTGATTCTATAGGTCTTTCTTCTTTTGAGTATGCGAATTTTTTGTCAGATTTAAAATCAGAATTACAGTTCAAATTTTCTGTAGCCGAAGCTCTTTCAATCCCGACACCGGCTGGACTGGCAGAATGGCTTTACCGTCTGTCTATTGATAATGAAAGTGAAAATATTTTTCAAAGTAAGAAACGCAGCTTTTCCCCAAAAACAGGAAAAAATATAGCCATAATAGGGGCCAGCTGCATTTTCCCCGGTATGCACAGGGGGGATGATCTGGAAGCCTTTTGGGATATTTTAAAAGAGGGCCGCGACCCGGTTTCCACCATCCCCAGTAATCGCTGGGATGCTGCTCAGGAAAAGGAGAAGGGGTATTCCATTTTCGGTGGTTTTATAGAAGATATCGATTGCTTTGACGCTCCTTTTTTTCATATTTCGCCTCGCGAGGCAGCATCAATGGACCCTCAACAACGCTTGGCTCTGGAGTTATGCCAGCATGCACTGGAACATGCCGGAATTACAGCAGATTCATTAAGTAAAGATGCTACCGGAGTTTTCTGGGGGGTGGGTGACTCCGAATACGGACGTTTGCTGCTTGGCACGGACGCACCACAGGATATCTACTCTTTTACAGGGGCTTCACCTTCATTAATTCCGGGAAGAATCGCTTATCATTATGATGTGCATGGTCCCTGCCTTGGTGTTGATACTGCTAGTTCTGGAGCGTTGCACGCCGTTCATCTCGCCGTACAAAGTTTAAGGCACGGTGAATGCTCTCAGGCTCTGGTCGGGAGTCTTAATTTATGCATATCACCAGAAAAACACCGCATGATGTCACGCGCAGGAGTCATGGCCGCTGATGGAAAATGCAAAACGTTTGATGTCTCTGCTGATGGCTATGTCAGGGCTGAAGGTGGCGGGGTTCTGATTTTAAAGAATCTGGATAAAGCTCTTGAAGCTGGGAACAACATTTTAGGTGTTATCCGGGGCACGGCTATAACTCATGACGGACACAGCAACGGATTAACCAGTCCCAGTGGAAAAGCTCAGGCAGAGCTGCTTAACACTGCTCTTGCTGATGCTGACTTGCTTCCTGCCGATGTGGATTATCTTGAATGCCACGGAACCGGAACCTACGTTGGTGATCCTATTGAAGTCGGAGCAATCAAAACTGTTTTTCAAGATCGCAATAATGATTCTCCGCTAAGGCTGGGATCAGTAAAAAGTAATATAGGACATTTGGAACAGGCCGCAGGAATAGCCGGAATTATAAAAATTTTATTGTCTTTTGCTCATAATACCATCCCTGCAAATCTTCATTTTAAAAACGAAAACCCATTGCTGGAACTATCATCAATTCCAGCGAGCGTTGTTTCAGAAAATGTGGTCTGGAAAGGAGATAAGCGTAAAAGGATTGCCGGAGTAAGCGGATTCAGCCTTGCCGGTGCCAACGCCCATGTTGTGCTCGAAGAACCGCCGCATTTATCCCGTAAAGATGATGTAACCGAGCCTTTAATGTCTCCTTCTTGGCAGTTGCTGCCGCTTTCAGCAGAATCCCCGGAATCTCTCGCTGTTGTGCAGCAAAAAATGTCCTGCTTTGTGAAAGAAGTCTCGGCTTCGCTGGATATGAATTTCGGATATAAAGATATCTGCCGTTCAGCACAGCTGGAAAAGGATCACTATGAATATCGCTCCTTTGTTGTCGGGGATAATCTGGACTCATTAGCCGCTCAGCTTGAAAGCGCACCATCAGTTAGTGACGACTCAGAATCAAAGCTACCGCGTGTGGCTTTTCTGTTTACCGGGCAGGGTGCTCAGCGCAGTGGCATGGGAAAAGGGCTGCTGAATAGCAGTGTGTTCAAAGAATCCCTTGAACAATGCTCGATGTATATGGATACACTGCTGGATATCCCCCTTAAAAAACTGCTTTTCGATGCTAATTTTTCTGAAAAACTTTTGCAGACTGCTTACGCCCAGCCTGCGCTTTTTGCATTCGAGTATTCGCTAGCTCAGTTGTGGCTGTCATGGGGAATCCGTCCGAAAGTTTTTATTGGACACAGCCTTGGAGAATACACTGCGGCCTGCCTTTCAGGAGTATTTTCGCTGGAAGCTGGATGCCGACTGGTAACAGCCAGAGGACGGCTTATGCAGCAGACCGCAGCAGGGGAGATGTATTCTGTTTTTGCAGAGGCTGGCAGGGTGCGTGAAATTATAACCGCAATGAAAGAAGACGCCTGCATTGCAGCTGTTAACGGACCTAAGCACACTGTTGTAAGTGGTAAAAAACTCGGCTGCCTTGTTCAAAAATTAGCGGAAAAAGGATTTTCCACGCGCCGTCTTGGTGTGACTCAGGGTTTCCATTCTTCATTAATGGATGGCATACTTGATGAATTTAGTTCCGTAGCTTCAAATATTGTTTACGGCTGCCCTGAAATACCGATCATTTCCAATCTTAGCGGAACATTGGCCGAAACAGGATTATTCGGTGCAGAATACTGGCGGGAACATATCCGTAATACGGTACAGTTTGAAAGCGGGATCAAAGCTCTTGATCAAATGCAATGCTCCCATCTTCTGGAAATAGGTCCTGACCCTGTGCTGTGCAATATGGGCCGCAGAATCCTTACTGATTCAAAAATACAATGGATTCCTTCAATCGTTAACAGCGAAGATGAATGGAAAACCATGCTCTGCGGACTTGGTCAGCTCTACACCGACGGTTTTGACCCTGTCTGGCGGAATGTCTCAACAGGTGGCAGGGAACATACGGTTCAGCTGCCTTTGTATCCATTTGAAGCAAGGCGTTACTGGGCAGTCCCGAAACCGGGAAATGCAGATAAACTAAAGATGAGTAGCTGCCCATCTTCTGCCGGAATGCAGGAGGAAGATAATAAAAAAGTTTCCACTGCTGAAATTTTGGAGCCGGCTATTGAAGGCGGAACCCATGGTCTACAGTTTGAAATGGAAAAATATATTGAGACAAAGGTCACTAAAATACTCTGCCTGCCCGAGGGGACCAGCTTCCATAAAAACCGTTCGCTTGCTTCATTAGGCACTGATTCCATCATGGCTATGGAATTATTGGCACAAATAAAGAAAGATAAAGGGGTTACCCTTAAACCCAAAGAAATTATGGGAGGCGAGGGTATCGCTGGAATAGCTTCAAGAATTATTGAAGAAATTTCCAAGATTTCAGAAGCCGCCATACTGGAAAATGAGCTTTTAGCTGATCAGGAAAAAGCAGTTTTTGAAATTCAGCATGATGATATTGGAAGCTCTGATCCTTTTCCTCTAACATCCGTACAACATGCTTACTGGGTCGGACGCAACGGCGGGTTGGAGCTTAGTGATGTCTCCTGCTTTCTATATGCAGAAATTGATATCCCTTATTTAGATATTCCACGCCTTGAGTCTTCCATTAATACTCTTATTAACAGACATGATTCTTTAAGAACTGTCATTAGTGCTGATGGAATGCAGCGGGTTTTGGCTGATGTTTCATCCTATGCTCTTTCAGTGCAGGATTTAAGGGAAGATAACCCCTCAATACAGGCTGAAAAGCTGGAATCAATTCGGCACAAATTTTCACATCAGAACCGGAATTCTGAGAAGTGGCCTCTCTTTGATATTCGAGTGACCATTAGCGATAAAGGGTACCGGGTTCATGCCGGTGTTGATTTGCTGATAGTTGATGCCTGGAGTTTCGGAATCCTGCTGCGTGATCTCATTGCAATATATGCTGACCGGGAATTAATGCCGCGACCGCGTATTTCATTTCGGGACTATGTAGTTTCCCAGCAGAATTTTTTGAATTCGGATACCTATAAAGCTGCCAGAAATTATTGGGAGTCTCAGCTGGATGAGCTTCCGGCAGGGCCGGAACTTCCATTGCTTCCTGCGCAGACTCAGACGGAGACCCGCTTTAAAAGATATACCGGAAAGCTTGATGCGGAACAGTGGCAGAAGTTGCAGCTTAAATCACGTGAATACGGGGTGACTCCATCTGTTGTTCTTCTTGCCGCTTTTTCTTCTATTCTGGCTCAGTGGAGCCAGCAGGACCGTTTCAGCCTGATGTTGACTCTGTTCAACCGGCTTCCGGTGCATGAAGATATAAACGGAGTTATCGGTGATTTTACTTCACTGTTACTTTTAAGAACTCAGGTGGATGGCAGTCCTTTTTCAGATTATGTCGCGAGTCTTCAGCAGCAGCTCTGGCAGGATATGGAGCATCGGCATGTCTGCGCTGTTGATGTTCTGCGCATGCTGAAACAAAAAAAAGGTACCGGGAATGAAATTTATGCCCCGGTTGTTTTTACCAGCATGCTTCCGCTCACCTCCGGTGGCAGTGATTTTTCCAACGCTCTTGAAAGTATTGAGAACATGTTTGGTGAGATGAGGGTTGCCCATTGCATAACCCAGACCCCGCAGGTTCGCTTTGATCATCAGGTCTACGAGCGTAAAGGCTGCCTTTGTTTCAACTGGGATATTGCTCAGGGAGTTTTTCCAGATGGCATGATAGAGGATATGCTGGATGCTTATTCTGCTCTGTTGCTAAGCCTCGTTGAAGAGGTCGGTACATGGAATAATGCGGTGGCAAATGTTCTGCCGGAACGTCAGCAGCTTATCCGGGAAAATATAAATTCAACCTCTAAAAAATTTAAAGATACGGCTCTTCATTCTGGATTCATTGAGAATGCAAACCATTCTCCTGAAAGACCGGCAATCATTTTACCCAAAAAAAAGCTCACATACGCTGAGCTTCTGGGCCTTGCAAACGGTATTGCCTGCTGGCTGAAAGATAATGACTTCAAAGCAGGCGGTATGGTTGGAGTTATTTCAGACGGATGGCGTAAGATACCTGCGGTGCTGGGAATTTTAATGGCGGGCGGCGTGTATCTGCCGCTAGCACCGGATGCCCCGGCAAGACGGTCTCTGGAAACACTTGAACGTGCTGAGGCAAAACATATTCTAGGTGACAAATCTGTTCTGGATGTACTCGATGATTTTGATCATGCCGCATTAGCTCTGGAAGAGATCAGGCCTGCCGCATCTTTCAGTGTCCATCCTGTTCAGCCGCATGATCCGGCCTACGTAATTTATACTTCTGGTTCAACAGGAAGGCCTAAAGGAGTGCTTATAACCCATGAAGCAGCCTGCAACACCATTCTGGATATAAACGAACGTAATAATGTTGTAAAAGATGACCATATATTAGGGATTTCGCGCCTTAATTTTGATCTTTCAGTATACGATATTTTCGGGGCTTTCCATTCCGGGGCTGCAATAGTTGTCCCTGACCCTGAAGATAGAACTGATCCGGCTCACTGGCTGAGTCTGATGAATGAAAGAGGAATAAGTGTCTGGAATTCTGTTCCGGCCCTTATGTCCATGCTGCTTGATTATACCGAATTAGCAGGAGTTGCACTGCCTGACGATTTAAGACTTGTTCTGCTAAGCGGTGACTGGATTCCTCTGGACCTGCCGAAACGTCTTCAGGATAAACTTTCCAATGTTAAGATAGTTGCCATGGGTGGGGCGACAGAGGCTTCCATCTGGTCGAATGCTTTTGATATTAAAGAAGTCTCACCCAAATGGAATAGCATTCCATATGGTTTTCCTCTGGCAAATCAGGGATTCCATGTCTTGAACAGCCGTCTGGAACATCGGCCGGAATGGGTTCAGGGTGATCTTTATATCACCGGAAAAGGGCTTGCTGTAGGCTATTTTAAAGAACCGGAACTTACGGAAGCAAGCTTTTTTGTCCATCCTGAAACCGGAGAACGAATGTATAAAACCGGTGACAGGGGACGCTATCTGCCGGATGGTTCTTTGGAGTTTCTTGGACGCCAAGATACTCAGGTCAAAATTCGCGGCCACAGAATTGAACTTGGAGAAATAGAACATTCATTATGTGCCATTCCTGCGGTGAAGCAGGCTGTGGCTAAAGTCTCCGAGGCTTCCCAGTCGATTGTTGCTTATTTAACCGTTGATAATGAAGCGCATGGTTCTGAATTGAACAGAACTTATATTGCTGAGGGTGAGTATCTACAGCGAATCTCTGCCATTTCAAAATTGAATTTTATCGATTCAGTTAATCAGGTCAGCCCAGCTGATTCGTGCTCAGATATATATTACAGTGTTATCAATTCGCTTTCCGTTAATTTTATCTACCGGGTTTTAAGCGAAATTGGTGCCATAAAATATTTTGAGAAAGGCACCGGGGGCGCTGCTCTTGCCGCTGATTGCGGTATTGCGGAGTCGTATATTCCTGTTCTTGATCGCTGGATAAATGTTCTGGGAAAAGAGCATGCGCTAACTTTTAAGAATGGCTTGTATAAACTCGAAGAAAGATGGACTCCACCTTCCTGCAAGGCTGATCAGCTTTCTGGAATATGGGCTGAATGCGCTGCTGAACTGGCTGGATATCTGGATCGGCTGTTTCCGTTCAGTGCCGATTTACTTACAGGAACAGTGGAACCGCTGGAGATTTTCTTTAACGAAGATAACAGGCTTTCTCCTGAAGTTCTGACTTCCTGCTTTCCCTGGTATCAGGCCAGAATAGATTTAGCTGCCGAAGCAATCAGCTCTTTGTATGACCAGTTTGAAAAGCCTCTTGAAATTCTTGAAGTCGGCGGCAGAACCGGTCTGGCTGCTGAAAAGCTGCTTTCAGCACTGAGTGGAAAAGCTGTAAATTACACACTGAGCGATAATTCCTCTTATTTTGTGGAAAAGCAAAAGGATAGGTTGCTAAGTGATTACAGCTATATAGATTTTACGGTGTTTGACCCGCTGCTCCCGCTTTATTCACAGTCTGTCGCGGCACATTCAAAAGATATCGTTATAGCCTCAAGTTATGTGCATAGAACTCCACGGGCAAAGGAAACAATTAAAAAGTTAAAGGAACTTCTGCGTCCGGGTGGTCTTCTCCTTTTATTGGAGGAAACTGAAAACTCACTGATACAGGAATGCACGGTAGCTTTTCTGGAGAAAGGGTTTACCGGTTTTGAAGACGAGCGGCAGGAAACCGGGCGTCCGCTCATGGATGCTGAAACATGGTCTGAATATTTAAAGCAGACAGGTTTTTCCGGTGCATGCGATCTGGCCGGTTCCAGAGGATTGCAGGGGCAGGCCTGCATGGCCGGTTTTACTGAAAGCGAAGTTTTAACTCTTGATACCGATTTTGCTTTTAAAGAACTTGGCCGAAGCCTTCCTGAATATATGCTTCCCCAGCATATCGTGCAGTTGGATGAGTTTCCTTTAACGGTTAATGGCAAGATTGATAAAAAAGCTCTTGTAGATCCTCTGGAAGCTGACTCCGGAAAACAGAAAAGCGTTTTGCCGCAGACAGAAGAAGAACGCTTTATTGCCGGATTGTGGCACGAATTGCTGCCGGATTTTAAAATCTCAACCGATGAGAATTTTTTTACAGCCGGAGGGGATTCCCTGCTCGGGGTAAAACTTGTCGCTGAGATGCATTCCCATTTTGGAATAGATATCCCCTTACGCTGGTTGTTTGAATATCCGACAATAGCTGATCTGGCTGCTGCTGTTGCTGAAGCTGTAGATGAGCGCAGAGACGATCTTTCAATTATTGAGGCTCCGAAATTTAGGCCTGACATGGAATCCCTGCATGAGCCATTCCCGCTTACGGACGTGCAGTATGCCTATTGGGTCGGTAAAATGGGGATTTTCTCATTGGGTGATGTTTCTACGCATTGCTATTTTGAAATAGAAAGTCATGGACTTGATGTCGAACGCCTTATTTCTTGCTGGCAGCGGCTGATTGAGCAGCACGCGATGATGCGTGCCGTTGTTGCAGCCGACGGCCAGAGCCAGAGAATTCTGGAAGAAGTTCCCGTGTTCGAACCTCAAGTAACCAGTATTCCTGAAAATGCCTCTCCAACTGAAGTTGAAAAAATTCTAACAGCAACACGGAACAGACTTTCCCATCTTGTTCTGCCTTCAGATGTCTGGCCGCTGTTTACCTTTGAGATCACAACTTACGGCAGCGATTTTGTCCGGCTGCATGTAGGTTTTGAGAACATAATGTTTGATGGCTGGAGTATGCTCCATCTTCTAAGTGAATGGACCCGCCTTTATCGTGAAGAATCTGCGGTGCTGGAACCTTTTGAGTTTTCATTCCGTGACTATGTGCTGATGCTTGAAGCCTCAAGATCGAGTCAGGAATATGCCGCAGCCAGAAAGTACTGGATTGAACGTCTGCCATCCTTACCGGATGCTCCTAAACTGCCAACCAGAAGAGAAAATAATGTTGATGTAAGCGGTGGATTTTGTCGCCGTCAGTTCAGCCTTGATGCTGAAACATGGTCAGCATTTCAGAATGTGGTCAGGATGGAAGGACTGACTCCTGCCGGAGTTCTACTCTCAGCTTATGCTGAAATTCTTTCTGTCTGGAGCCGTGATGACCGTTTTACCATCAACGTGACCCTGTTCGACAGGTTACAGGGACATCCTGATGTCAACCGGCTTGTCGGCGACTTTACAACGCTGACTCTGCTTGCCGTGGATACGGGTGGAATATCCACTTTTATGGACCGTGCCCGCAGACTCCAGAAAAGACTGTGGGAGGATCGTGATCATTCCGCGTTTAGCGGGGTGGAAGTGATACGCGAAATGAATGCCGGATCAGATGGCTCAGCCCATCGCATCATGCCTGTTGTTTTTACCAGTGCGCTGGGGGTTGAAAGTTCCGGCTCCGACAAGGGTCTGAATCTGCCGGGAGACTTTGTATACGGAATTTCACAGACTCCACAGGTCTGGCTTGATCATCAGGTCTACGAAATGAATGGTGAACTGCTTCTGGTCTGGGATGCTGTGGAAGGACTTTTCCCGGAAGGTCTGCTGGATAATATGTTTGAGGCCTATGAAAAGCTGTTGACCTCTATTGCCGGGAATTCAGCTCCTGACGATTCCTTTGTTCTTGTTTCTGAAAAAGCCATGTCCGGGTTCAATCTGAAGCCTGTAATCAGCTCTGATCTTGAATCAGCCCTGCGTTCTGCTGTGGACCTTCCTGCTACGGTTGAATCATGGCCACCTCTTAAGATTCTTAATTCCAAGGGCAATGTCTGCCCGGACTGGGTTGACGGAGAAATCCATATCGTAATGCCGGATCATACTTCCAGACCGACTGGAATTTTGGCCCGGCAGACACCGGAAGGTGTTTTTGAAGCCCCTCTTTACGAAGAAGTCGCCAAAGAATCCCTTACTGCCGAAGATACTGAGAGACCAGAAGATCATGTGGTTTCTGCAAGCCCTGTGGAGAACGAACTGCTTTCTCTATGGCAGCAGCAACTGGAAAATAATGATCTGATCAGTACGGATAACTTTTTCGCTTCCGGGGGAAACTCACTTGTAGCTGCAAGGCTGATGGGAGTTATACGGAAACATTTTCATTGTGAACTGCCATTGCGTCTTTTGTTTGATGCTCCGACTGTCCGCTCTTTTGCGCCACATCTGGAAGCATTTATCGGAGATAATACTGATGATTTAGATGGAGGTATAATATGA
- a CDS encoding 4'-phosphopantetheinyl transferase family protein: MKSFVFYPDREAPISCYFFDLKKFLDDQSLSSFGLMLDDLEKQQVNLRKGIFRKRYILAHGLLRKVLGKSLNKGPEDIVYTRNSYGKPGLEHGGINFNMSHSDDLLLICVSKKYRLGVDLQLHKKIENLDTISEEMFSSAEADFMEQQLTINKYNEFFNMWARKEALLKCLGVGLMHNPKTLETFPQGRRSAGAFTEDKSRLPIQIYYGNIKNILSWSIAFISSL, encoded by the coding sequence ATGAAATCTTTTGTTTTTTATCCTGACCGGGAAGCTCCAATCAGCTGCTATTTTTTTGATTTGAAGAAGTTCTTGGATGATCAGAGCTTATCATCGTTTGGTTTAATGCTTGACGATTTGGAAAAGCAACAGGTGAACCTTAGGAAAGGAATATTTAGAAAACGTTATATTCTCGCACATGGGCTGCTCAGAAAGGTTTTGGGAAAAAGTTTGAATAAGGGTCCTGAAGATATTGTCTATACTCGTAATAGTTATGGAAAACCGGGATTGGAACATGGCGGGATTAACTTCAATATGTCTCATTCTGATGATTTGCTTTTAATATGCGTTTCAAAAAAATATAGACTTGGAGTAGACCTACAGCTTCATAAAAAAATTGAAAATCTCGATACTATTTCAGAAGAAATGTTTTCCAGCGCGGAAGCAGATTTTATGGAGCAGCAGCTAACTATAAATAAGTATAATGAATTTTTTAATATGTGGGCCAGAAAAGAGGCTTTGCTAAAATGTCTTGGTGTCGGGTTGATGCACAATCCGAAGACATTAGAGACTTTCCCGCAAGGGAGAAGATCTGCCGGAGCTTTTACTGAAGATAAGAGCAGGCTGCCCATTCAAATTTATTACGGTAACATTAAAAATATTCTTTCGTGGAGTATCGCCTTTATTTCATCACTGTAA
- a CDS encoding class I SAM-dependent methyltransferase, with product MQMDKEMYADAGEFYDVVSDEQWRLRRDSFQKVLSGLNKVDGAVLDIGSGTGHGVVAAAEVLPEAEIFAVEPSPTMRTALLSRIMQNGNLRSRVTVVPATSESMEIPESLRAVLFLGCIGFIDEEARKKIWSRLASCISPGGLILFDVMMISSPQVVPKMHLAEIPVGRNTYHVWIEGSPEDDFYEKWMLTYQIVSDGKVLLERKADFLWRTLSLEDVARESEPFGFAFKPLTDTLIPSGILYKKD from the coding sequence ATGCAGATGGATAAAGAGATGTATGCTGATGCAGGGGAATTTTATGACGTTGTTTCAGATGAACAATGGCGGTTGCGCAGGGACTCTTTTCAGAAGGTCCTTTCCGGTCTGAACAAGGTAGATGGTGCTGTTCTTGATATCGGTTCTGGCACAGGGCATGGAGTAGTTGCTGCGGCTGAGGTCTTACCTGAAGCTGAGATATTTGCTGTTGAGCCTTCACCAACCATGCGCACTGCTTTGCTGTCTAGAATTATGCAGAACGGGAATCTTAGAAGTCGGGTTACCGTTGTCCCTGCAACTTCTGAATCTATGGAAATTCCTGAAAGTTTAAGGGCTGTTCTCTTTCTGGGGTGCATAGGATTTATTGATGAGGAAGCCAGAAAGAAAATATGGTCCCGTCTGGCCTCCTGCATTTCTCCCGGCGGTCTTATCCTGTTTGATGTGATGATGATCAGCTCTCCTCAAGTTGTTCCCAAAATGCATCTTGCTGAAATACCAGTGGGCCGGAATACCTATCATGTCTGGATTGAAGGCTCCCCCGAAGATGATTTTTATGAAAAATGGATGCTTACGTATCAGATTGTTAGTGATGGAAAAGTTCTTTTAGAACGCAAAGCGGACTTTTTATGGAGAACTCTTAGCCTTGAAGATGTGGCCCGTGAATCTGAACCGTTCGGCTTTGCTTTTAAGCCTTTGACCGACACGCTTATCCCCTCAGGAATTTTGTATAAAAAAGATTAA